The stretch of DNA ATGAGGGTGGATGAACTAAAAAGATGTTTGCAAAATTAATTTCCACTTTTCTTTTTTTCCTGATTTGCAAAACTTATTTCCACTACCTATGAATTTGGGGTGGAAATAACTTTTTCAATTAAGAATCTATGGTAAACTCAGGTAAAGCTGTAATTTAAATGGTAATTTTTCTTGACAGGGGTAATGGTATTTGATATATTATATATGTTAAAAACTTATTGGATTAGTAAATAGTAATTTAACTTAAAATTTAATATTTAATTACGCTTAATCGTAAAGAGCGGGGGAACCAAATTTTGGGGTGAATCTGTATCAGAAATAGAAGGTACAGTAGGGTCAATCTCTTTCGATCCGAATCCGTCAGCTAACCTCGTAAGCGTTGGAAGAGAAGGTGATATGAATGTCAGTATTCTGATGCAAAACTGCAGAGACTTCTCTGTGGTTTTTTTATCATTCAGGTAATTTTATTAAAATAATCTAGTTATTTAATCAAGTTATTATCAAGTAAATATTACTCTAACGGACTAAGTTAGGGCATATGTGTTATTTTACAAAATAACATATGAATGGATTTCCTGTTAGTTATGTTCAGGAAATAAAAAATGCGTAATATATGGATATTACTAAATAACTATATGAACCTGAAAAATTACCATGAAGTGTAAACCTATTATAAAAAATTAAATTTAGATTAAAGGGGGTTTTCGCATGATTAAAGTTTGTCTTGTTGGACTTGGTAAAGCAGGAAAAGAAGTAGCGAAAGTTCTTATGGAACAAAGGGATATAAAACTTGTGGCAGCAGTATGCAGCCCTGGAAGTTGGAAAGTCGGCAAAGATCTGGGAGAAATAATAGGTTGTGCAAAAACAGGTATAAAAGTACATTCCTCTGATAATTTAGAAGAAATGATGTTCAAGGCAAGACCTGACGTAGTGGTGGATTTTTCAAATCCTGATGCCACCATGAAAAATGCTGTTATATTTTCAAAAATGAAAGCAGGGATAGTAATTGCAACTACCGGTTTTTCTGATGAGGATTTGGATAAGTTGTACAAGCTTACTCAGAAATACCATAATGGTATAGTCTATGCTCCCAACATAACCCTTGGAGTGAATGTACTTATGCTTTTGGCAAATATTGCTTCAAATATTCTGAACAATTATGATTTTCAGATTACAGAGATGCATCATAAAAGGAAAAAAGATGCTCCTTCAGGTACAGCATTAAAGATTGCAAATGAAATAAAAAGAGGTTTAATAGCCTCAGGTAGTGCATCCAGAGATACAGTTATACCTATAACTGCAATAAGAGCAGGTGGTGTTGTAGGGAAACACAAGGTATTAATAATAGGTGAGGAAGATAGAATTGAAATCTCCCATGAGTCTTTTTCAAGAAGGATTTTTGGGGAAGGAGCCCTTTATGCAGTAAGGTTCGTATATAAAAAGTCAGGTTTTTTTGAAATGAAGGATGTCCTAAATATAAATGAAACCTTAAAAAACTGCCTGGCACTTGGATCAGAGGGCTCACCGGCCGCTAATTGTTAACAGACTCAGGATTTCGTTTTTTATTTCGTTTTTTTGCAATATACCTGGTTAAATTGTAAATCATTAAAACAACCTCTATAGCCAGCAACGTGCCCACAAGTATAAAAATATCCCTGTTTTCAGATACTTTGCTGGAAATGACTGAATACAAACTCTGGGGAGGGGATATTTCCCTGTCCGGATAAAGATTTATATCAATAATGGTATTATCCTGCAGAATATATCTTGCGGTACCAATTATCATATTTTTTTGTATGGGAGGAGTAAGATCATTAATTATTTTAACATCAAAACTTTTTACAAAACTCTCTCCTATAGGATGAGTATAATAAATATCAGTAGAACTGATTAAATTGACTATTTGATCACCTATTGTGACACTTTGCAGGGGTTCACCCTTTTTCACCAAAATACCGGTTCTAAAGTGCAGGAAACCAAAATTGAGGAGATTTGTGGAATCTACAAAAACACTGCTTTGAGGAGAATCCAGAACTACACAGATTAATCTCAGGTTATTATTTGATGCAGTTGTTATTGCTGTTTGTAATTCCGGTACATTATAACCTGTTTTACCTCCATCCACCCCGTCATAACTCCAGAAAAGTTCATTCTGACTTTTTAGGACGGTGGATTTTCCTCCTGCACTTACCCATGGTTTTAGTGATGTGGCAAAAATTCTGTTAAAAGTGGGATTAGAAATGGCATACTTTATCAGCATTGCCATATCATATGCAGTGGTATATTGATTCTCATCGTACAGTCCGGTAGGGTTGGTGAAGTAGGTGTCTTTAAGGTTAAGATCATATGCTTTGGTATTCATCATGTCCACAAATTTAGCTATATCGCCGCCTACATATTCAGCCAGTGCTATAGCTACATCGTTTGCAGAGGTTAACATAATAGCATAAAGTAAATCCTCCACACTATATTTTTCACCAACTTCAAGATTGAGAGTTGAGCCTTGTGTATCGACAGCCTCCTTACTTATTGTAACTTTTGCATCCAGTTTCGTTGATTCAATAACAACCAGTGCGCACATAATCTTGTTGGCAGCGGAAATATGAAGTTTTGTATCCGGTGATTTACCATATAAAATCTGTCCTCTTTTTGATTCCATCAGTACAGCAGATTTAGCTTTTATTTCAGGACCTGCCAGGGAACTGTCAGGTAAGCTGCTGTAACTGATGTTATTTGTCAAAGCTGCACTAGGGAACAGAAAAAGAAGCAATACGGATAATATACAGCATGACAAACTCCGCAGAATTTTTTTACACATCGTATCCTCCAAGATTATATGATAATTATATAGAATTAATAATTAATCAGCATATTGAATTAATAATTAATCATAATTAATTATATTGTTCTTCATTATTTAAGTCAATAAAATTACCGGACAGCCCATTTTATAAGGCCTTGTTCAAATTTGTCAATCAATTGGGGATTATAAGGGATAACCCTGAATGTATAGCCATATTCCCCGCCTTCCATAAGCCTTATTTTACAGTTATAGCGGTAAGTAGTGGCATCAACTTTTTCCTCAGGAGACATATCAATGATTTCAGGTTGACTTATTATGTTATCCTTTCCGTAATATCCATAATATAACTGAACTGTTACGTGATCCGGGTTTATGTTTCCCAGATTAACCAGAACAGAAATGCTGGTTTCATCTCCGGTAAAGGTCTTATATTCCGGCAGATGGTTTGAGGATTTATCCGTAATTATATTAACCTGATGCCAATTATTTTT from Clostridiaceae bacterium encodes:
- the dapB gene encoding 4-hydroxy-tetrahydrodipicolinate reductase — protein: MIKVCLVGLGKAGKEVAKVLMEQRDIKLVAAVCSPGSWKVGKDLGEIIGCAKTGIKVHSSDNLEEMMFKARPDVVVDFSNPDATMKNAVIFSKMKAGIVIATTGFSDEDLDKLYKLTQKYHNGIVYAPNITLGVNVLMLLANIASNILNNYDFQITEMHHKRKKDAPSGTALKIANEIKRGLIASGSASRDTVIPITAIRAGGVVGKHKVLIIGEEDRIEISHESFSRRIFGEGALYAVRFVYKKSGFFEMKDVLNINETLKNCLALGSEGSPAANC
- a CDS encoding D-alanyl-D-alanine carboxypeptidase; the encoded protein is MCKKILRSLSCCILSVLLLFLFPSAALTNNISYSSLPDSSLAGPEIKAKSAVLMESKRGQILYGKSPDTKLHISAANKIMCALVVIESTKLDAKVTISKEAVDTQGSTLNLEVGEKYSVEDLLYAIMLTSANDVAIALAEYVGGDIAKFVDMMNTKAYDLNLKDTYFTNPTGLYDENQYTTAYDMAMLIKYAISNPTFNRIFATSLKPWVSAGGKSTVLKSQNELFWSYDGVDGGKTGYNVPELQTAITTASNNNLRLICVVLDSPQSSVFVDSTNLLNFGFLHFRTGILVKKGEPLQSVTIGDQIVNLISSTDIYYTHPIGESFVKSFDVKIINDLTPPIQKNMIIGTARYILQDNTIIDINLYPDREISPPQSLYSVISSKVSENRDIFILVGTLLAIEVVLMIYNLTRYIAKKRNKKRNPESVNN